GTCTGACCAGGTCCTTGCCTTTATGTAAACCAGGACGACGCCGAACAACACCGTCAGGCTGGCCGCGGTTGCCGGCTTTCGGGTGAGTCGCAGAAAGAAGGCGAAGGGCGCGAAACAAAGGAACAGTTGATCAAAAGCAAGCGCGAAACATGTGAACGCGAGCCACGACTCGATGTTGGTCGGGTAATCGCCGGGAACGAGCGGCCGCAAGATCGGATCAATGATTGAGCCAAGGACCAGCACGCCGGCGAGGCCCGCTGCGGTCGCCGCGCTCCAGGAACGGAATGTCGGTTGAACGGCAACGACCGGCCTGAGGGCGTATTTCGGGCTCCAGCCAAAGACGAAACTCCAGAGGATGAATGTTGTCCAGGCGAGCGTCAGGGTCAGGAACCACAGTTGATGAGGCCGCTCGGTCCATAACACCAGACGGGGATAGCTGGCGAGCGTCGTTATGGCCGCTCCTGCGGCGGCGGCTTTCAAGACTTGTGGCTGAATGAGGGAGCGCATCGTGCTCTTGCCGTGACGCGGCCGCCGCCGGGCTTGGACGACTGAATTGCCGGATCGATCGCGGGCCGGAAACGGCGCCGGCTATTTGATCAAGCTGATGAGATAAACCAGGACGATCGCGCCGACGGTCGCCATGATGAGTTCGCCTAGCAGTCCAAATGATGCCAAGCCGACGAGCCGGAACAGGAAGCCTCCCAGAAGCGCGCCCACGACGCCAACCACCAGGTTTCCCAACAAACCGAATCCGCGCCCCTTGGTGAATTGTCCGGCCAGCCACCCAGCCGCCAGTCCGATGAAAAGAAAAATGAGAAAGCCGTCTCTCATGGTGGAAGCCTCCCCTCGGCGGCGCGCGCAAACAAGTCAAAAACTCAGGTGCTGAACTGGTCTTCTTTGCTCTTGAACAGCACGTTGAACGTCGTCATCGATCCGTAACAGCGGGTGACGTACTGCTGCCAGTCGAACTTGTCGGCGGAGGAAAGCGCCTCGCTCGAATTGATCCTTTGTTCCAGCACCC
This DNA window, taken from Candidatus Angelobacter sp., encodes the following:
- a CDS encoding GlsB/YeaQ/YmgE family stress response membrane protein, whose product is MRDGFLIFLFIGLAAGWLAGQFTKGRGFGLLGNLVVGVVGALLGGFLFRLVGLASFGLLGELIMATVGAIVLVYLISLIK